One Nicotiana tabacum cultivar K326 chromosome 23, ASM71507v2, whole genome shotgun sequence genomic window, TAACCTATGTTATATGTATGCTTTTAGTCTTCATTTGGATGGCATGGAGGGAAATGAGGGATAAGTGTAGCATTGGCGTTAGTTTACCTTGTTAGACTACCTTAAAATGAATCAAGATGAAAGGAGACGGAGTGTCAGAGAGGAAGAAACGATATAAATACTACAGCTGATTCTAAATCAATGCTGGGTGTGTGGATGTTATTTGCATGTCCAATGCAAGAAACCGTTACATTCGTATACTGAAAAATACACTAGTCCTCTCCTAGTTGATTGATATtataatttatttcctttttgtgtAAATAAAAGAATAATGAGGCTTATTAACAGCAACACTGCAGCAGTTTTGCCTGCTGGAAAGGGTATCTTGTCTTTATGCTACCTAAAAACTAAGTGAAAATAGTTGCTGGGGGGGATTCCGGGCAGATTCCTTACTGTTTTTCTCAGGTGATATGGATAAAGAATGTTTGTGTAAAAGGGTCAGCATGATTTTATATACGAATATAGTTGAATTTTTCTTCATATACTTAGATTAATGTAGAGAACCATGTTTCAAGAGAAAATAtggttttgtatttttctaaTCGCTTTTAGGTTTAATGAAGAGAGACTTTTTTTAGATAAGGTAATGGATTTCATAttaggcatcaagaagatgcaaaatTTACAATGCAGGAAAGACAAAAAGACAATGTTAGCTCTATTACAAAAGGCATAGTCTAAAGTTAAGGAGTTAACAAAGTCCAAAAGGTGTCAGGGGAATTAACAGGGGAAAGATTACTCCAGCTACATAAACTTGCTAAACATCTAGCCttaagaatgtaatttggagTAGAAATGCCCTCAAAACATCTTGCGTTTCTCTCTGTCCATGTACACCAGAAAATACAAGCTGGGATCATCTTCCAAACTTTCCTGCTGGATTTTCTAATCTTCCATGAACTCCAGCTAGTCAATGCATCTTTTACACTATCAGGCATAACCCATTTGAGACCAAAAGCTGGGATGAACATGTTCCATATGCCTATAACTGCTGCACAATGTAACAAAAGGTGCCTATTGGTTTCAATAGCCTGTTGACACATATAACATCTGTTGACAATGTGAAAGTTTCTCCTAGTGAGGTTGTCCTGGGTGAGGCATGCTTCATATAAGAGAGACTTGTTTGACTTGAGTTCCAATTTGATCTTCTCATACATGGTATTATATGCAGGTTTTAGTGCTGAGGAAGAGTTGAAAATGGGTTCATCTGTCGATGATGTAAATTCCTATTCCTACTTGTATCCTATAGAACTGCCTTCTAAGAAGTTTGTCTTCAAATGGTAAGCAATAGCTTGGTTACTAAATTCTTATCTGCTTTCCATTTGATATGTGTCTTTGGaattataaaaaaggaaaaaagaaaaaaaaaatatttagcctGCATTGCTGGTTTCTTATGGAGTTGTACAGTAAGAAACAATAGACATGGTAGTTTTAGCCCAAAAGAAGCTTAGACCTTTGAAAATTCTAATGTATTTGATCGTCAAATATAGGTGAAAAAGACAAGTCGCTGAAGTACACATTCAAATCCTTCAGTACATTTGGAAAGTCCTAGGTGCCTTCAGGGACACACTTGACCGAACTCTTAGACATGAATTCAGTTGATCTCATCGTGCAAATGAGCACTTTTAGTTCAGCATTTGCCAAAAGCTCTATCCATTTTGATGTCCAAATCCACTTCTATTCTGTATAATTCATTTTTCCCGTTGACACAGTGTTTGCAGCTCACTTGACAACCATTATAGATTCGTTTATTCTTGTGGATTTATCTAACTTTATGCAAATGAGCTGTCCTtttaattttcaccatatgaGAGAAACTCTCTTTTTTCATGCACTGCATCTTGTAGGAACCTCACTCTTTTCATCTATTTGAAGGGTGGAGACCAGAAAACCAGAGCGTTATTCATCGGCTGCGCCACTATCACGTAAGTTTGTGTAGCTTGTCTCCTGTTTCAAACGAAGGTGACatttaaaatatgtaatttattcgaTATTCTGGTTGGATACTAAGGAAGTCACTAAACTAGGTTAAAGTCCAAATTAAGTGGCAGTTTCTCCGAGCACCTAGGCCCTAGCATGGTGCACTTATACATACTTCACGTATcccataaaaaggaaaaaaattacttagagcccgtttggatataagaattttttcactttttttcgaaatcagtgtttggccataaaattttcaattttcacttgaagatgaattttgtaatttttcgaaaattagaaaaactccaaaaagttatttttcaaaattttcactcagatcacttacaaaacttcaaaaacaacccaatattatattcatgtccaaacacaactctaattttcaaataccattttcacttgaaaattttttcacgtttttttggaattttacaattcttatgtccaaacgtccACTTAGAGTCACGGGCTTCTGAAATAtactttttgattttgatgtaatggTTCTTTTGCCATCTGTTGATATATCATGCAGCTGATGCACGCCTTCGCATTGTGTCTGAACGAGTTGACATCATCGATAATCTCATCATTTCTGTTTCGGTATTTCGTCTACTCCTGTTCATTCTTCTTAACTTTGACAATCTTTTCCATTCTTTTGTCGAGACTTACTGCAATATGTTTATTCAGATAGGTCCTCCCAACTCACAGTTCTTAAAGTCAAAGGAGAAAAGTACATGGAGTGCCAAAGATGTTGCTGATTCTGTTTTGTCTGATAAGTCTGCTTTGGTAATGATTCTTTATCTCCAAAGGCAGCAGATGCATAATCGAGTTTAGCAAATATATGATGTGGTTTGTGGTTTGGATATCAACCCCCAGCTGCTTCTTGTAATATGTTTTACTAGTTTATCAGCTTTTGCTTCTATgctaatacaatatgaacttacaGATTGATTATTCAATTTGAGAAAAAATGTTATTAATTTTGAATTCATTACCTAGTGAAACCAAATTAGTTGCTTCATGCATCACAAAATTTCTCGTGAGATATTTGGTTGGATAAACTCTAAACAGATGGCATTTGGTTGTATCATTGCACATATTCTTCCACCGGCTGCATTATAAAACTTCTTGAAATGCATCACCCATTCTTTGTCCTTCTTTTTGCACGGCATATTgccaaaacaaaaatccataaTGGTATCTGTGTGAGGTAACATTTTATATGTTTCTACAGCGTGTAACCTCAACTCAGCGATTGGCTGAAAGTTCACTTCTTGATGCACATGCTTCTGAAGTGAGTATCTTTTCATCTACATGTTTAAATTTGTGTTATGTATTTGCATGAATTATCATTTGTGTAGTATTGAGCCCACTTTGTTCTTCGTGCACTCAGTcaactttttctttttataacAAACTTATTAGATTGATGGTGAGCCCTATTGGTATTATGAGTACCTTGTACGGAAATCACCAACCAAAACAGTAAGTTCCCTCTTTAAgttcaaatttctaaattctgaATGATCTTCTACAATTCTCATATTTCATGTTGTAATATGCAGGCTCAAGAAACAAATCTTTTTCGTCACTATGCTGCTTCAACAGCTGAGCGAGATGGTAAAATTGAGTTTTAGTTAGtgactattttattttttactcttCACATAAACATAATCTTTGGGACAATTGAAAATGTATTTTATTAATAGGAAGTggtactttttctttttgggatGTAACTATGGTATTTAAAATCATAACTCACTAATTTCTCCTTTAGCTAGTTAATACAATATTTCTGAAATAATTGTTTCATTAGCTAAGCTATTCTTTAGAAAAATTATAACTAGTCTGAGGTGATTCAAAAAATTAGGACATTTGACTTAAAGTGGAAAAGCTCATCTTACGTGCTGTCTTATTACTCGTGATATAGTACTAAATAATCTATTCCTTTAAGGTTTTCAGTTGATAATTAGAGCGGCTTTAGAAGGTTGGATAGAAAGGTGTTTAACTTTCTGGTTCTTGGACATGCTTGATCATTTTCCTCAAGCATATTCATTGCATTGGGTATGACATTAGTTATGACTTCGTTGGATTACACAGATTATTCTT contains:
- the LOC107782565 gene encoding psbP domain-containing protein 5, chloroplastic, which codes for MATALLSSPPLPLSSSSNPSILPTRLKNQSKILWKQKKCGKIRACSEFCKEPALEYGILRRDLAFIALSSSLSLIFPLSGFSAEEELKMGSSVDDVNSYSYLYPIELPSKKFVFKWVETRKPERYSSAAPLSPDARLRIVSERVDIIDNLIISVSIGPPNSQFLKSKEKSTWSAKDVADSVLSDKSALRVTSTQRLAESSLLDAHASEIDGEPYWYYEYLVRKSPTKTAQETNLFRHYAASTAERDGYLYTFSASTLGKQWDKMGPFLEKSVASFRLLPPTESYVPPYKDPWRFW